TGGTTGGTGGGGTAAAAATAATATTTGATAGCTTTTTATTGGATAATTCAGTTGAGGGTAAATTGCGAAAAACTAAGGATTATATATTAAACGCAGTATAAAAAATGCAGATTAAATTAGATGAATTCGTATCGACGTTAGAAAGACAACTAAAAGATATAGATTTTTCGTCCAAATTGGAGGAAGTTGGTTACGTTTTAGCCGTAAGTGACGGTATTGTGAAGGCTTATGGTCTAGCGGGTGTTGAAATAGGAGAAATTGTAGAGTTTGAAGCTGGCGTTAAAGGTTTGGTCTTGAACCTTGAAGAAGACAGTGTTGGTATCGTGGTGATGGGTAGTGAGGTTGGTATTGTAGAGGGAAGTTTAATTAAAAGACACAATACAGTACTTCAAACAAAAGTAGGGCAGGGTTTTTTGGGCAGAGTTGTAAATGCCTTAGGTGAGCCTATTGATGGTAAGGGGCCTATAGTTGCTGAAGAAAGTAGAGTTATAGAAGGTAATGCGCCCGATATTATCTCCCGTCAAAGCGTGAGTCAGCCAATGCAAACCGGTATTAAGATTATAGATTCACTTATTCCCATAGGTAAAGGTCAAAGAGAGCTTATTATTGGTGATAGACAGACAGGTAAGACTACAATTGCAATTGATACAATCATCAACCAAAAAAATGCTCATAATAATAGTAATGAGGATGAAAAGGTATACTGTATATATGTTGCAATAGGACAGAAAAGATCTAGTGTTGCGCAAGTCGTAAAAGAATTATCTGATTCAGGTGCAATGCCTTATACTATAGTTGTAGCAGCAACTGCTTCTGAGAGTGCTGCTTTGCAATTTATTGCTCCATATACGGGATGTACATTAGGGGAGTATTTTAGGGATAAAGGAAAACATGCGCTTGTAATTTATGATAACCTAAGTAGCCATGCTGTTGCATATAGGCAGATGTCATTATTGCTTCGTAGGCCTCCTGGGCGTGAGGCATACCCTGGTGATATTTTTTATCTGCATTCAAGATTGCTTGAGCGTGCTGCAAAGCTGTCTGACGACAAGGGTGCCGGTTCATTAACCGCTCTTCCTATAGTTGAAACTCAGGCGGGTGACGTATCTGCTTATATTCCAACTAACATTATTTCTATTACGGATGGTCAAATTTTTCTTGAGAGTGAGTTATTTTTTAAGGGTATCAGGCCTGCTGTAAACGTTGGTATATCTGTAAGTCGTATTGGCTCAGCTGCCCAGGTAAAAGCGATGAAACAAGTCTCAGCTTCAACTAAGTTGGAATTGGCTCAATATAGAGAAAAGGCAGCTTTTGCTCAGTTTGGATCAGATTTAGATAGCGCAACCTTAAAATTATTAAGAAAAGGTGCAATGCTTACAGAGTTATTGAAGCAGGAGCAATACAGCCCGTTGCTAGTAGAAGAACAGGTTGTGATACTTTATGCGGCTTCAAAAGAAATGGCTCTTGATATACCTGTAAACAAAGTTCAGGATTTTAAAACAGAATTATTGAAAGCTATGAAGCTTTTAAGGAGTGACCTTTTAGAAAAAATCCGTACCAAAAAAGCCTTAGATCAGGATCTTATGAAAGAATTAGATGAGTTTTTATCTCACTTTAGAAAGGAAAATTCAACTTTTTTTAGCGCATAATGCCAAGTTTAAAGGATTTTAAAAAGAGAATTCATAGTATTGGCGCAACCCAGAAGCTAACGCGTGCAATGCAGCTTATTGCCGCTAATAAATTGTCTAAATATCATCACATGTATTTAGATAATCTGGAGCTAAAAAATTTATCTCAACACATACTTACTAAAATTTTGTCTGTAAATCCTAATATTCCTAAATCAGGTCAGCATCCTGATAAACAGTTGGCTGTTTTGATCACTTCTGATAAAGGTTTATGCGGAGGGTATAATGCTAATGTTGTAAAGCATTTTAAATCCGATCTTGCTAAACTTATAGAAGGTGATACCCAGCTGATTGTTATAGGTAAAAAGGGTCAAAAATATTTTAAAGATTTTGAAAATATAGAATTCTATTCTAATCATCTTGCTGACTACAGGGCTCTTGCTGATGAGCTTGCCGATAAAATGGTCGAGGCTGTTTCGGGTAGTCTTTGTGGGGTTTCGATTTATTTTAATAATTTCAAAAATTTTGTTACTCATGATTACTATGAGCAAGTATGTTGGCCAATTGAGATTGAAGAAAGACAAGATGATTATATTTTAGATGGAGTGTCTTATACAGATGCTTTGAGAATGTATTTTAAAACAAGTATAATCAGCGCTTTGCTTTCCAGTGCAACTAGTGAATTATCTGCTAGGATGATAGCTATGGATAATGCAAGTAAAAATGCTGAAAGTTTAATAGATAAGTTGACTTTGCAATTTAATAGAAGTCGTCAAGAACTAATTACAAAAGAATTAATAGAAATTATTTCGGGTGCCGAAGCTTTATGAGTAAAAATATTGGTAAAATAACACAAATTATATCAGCTGTAGTTGATGTTGCTTTTGAGAATCATCTACCTAACATCTTGAGTGCTCTTGAGTGCGATAATGGAGGGCATAAAATTATCTTGGAAGTTGTGCAACATCTTGGAGATAAGAATGTGCGTTGTATTGCGATGCAATCAACTACCGGTCTCAAACGTGGTTTGGAGGTAGTAGATACTGGTAAGAAAATCACGGTGCCTGTTGGTAAAGCTACTTTGGGCCGGATTATGAATGTTATAGGTGATCCAATTGATAATAAAGGTCCTATTACTTCTGAAGAGTATCGTGAAATTCACCAAGAGCCTCCAGCTTTTACTGAGCAATCTACTCAAAGAGAGATACTTGTGACGGGCATTAAGGTTATCGACCTACTTGCTCCTTATGTAAAAGGTGGAAAGATTGGACTATTTGGTGGCGCTGGTGTTGGTAAGACTGTTCTTATTATGGAGCTTATTAATAACATCGCAAAAGCTCATGGTGGTTATACTGTGTTTGCTGGGGTAGGTGAGAGAACTCGTGAAGGTAATGACCTTTATCATGAGATGATCGCAAGTGGTGTTATTGATATAAAAGATTCTCAAAAATCTAAAGTATCTTTGGTATATGGTCAGATGAATGAGCCTCCTGGAGCAAGGGCTAGGGTTGCGTTAACTGGACTTACGGTTGCTGAGTCTTTCAGGGATTTAGATGGAGGGCAGGACGTTTTGTTATTCGTAGATAATATTTTCCGTTTTACTCAAGCCGGATCTGAAGTATCGGCTCTTTTGGGACGTATTCCTTCTGCGGTAGGTTATCAACCAACTTTGGCAACTGATATGGGTGCACTGCAAGAACGTATTACGTCTACTCATACGGGATCTATTACTTCTGTACAAGCCATTTACGTACCTGCAGACGACTTAACTGATCCGGCTCCTGCTACATCATTTGCTCACTTAGATGCAACAACGGTGCTAAGTCGTGATATTGCTGCACTTGGTATATATCCGGCGGTTGATCCTTTAGACAGTACTTCGCAGTTATTGTCTGAAAGCTATATTGGCGAAGAGCATTATTCTATTGCTAGAGAAGTTCAAAGAGTTCTGCAAACTTATAAATCCTTGCAGGATATTATTGCGATTTTAGGTATTGACGAGTTATCGGAGGAAGATAAATTAATTGTTGCAAGAGCACGTAAAATTCAAAGATTTTTATCTCAGCCATTTTATGTTGCAGAAGCTTTCACTGGTATTAAAGGTAAGTTTGTATCTTTAGAAAATACAATTGCGGGATTTAAGGCGCTTGTAAATGGGGATTATGATCATTTGCCAGAAAGTGCATTTTATATGATCGGCTCAATTGATGAGGCTGTAGAAAAAGCAAGAAATATGCAATTATAAATTATGTTAAAATTAACTCTTTTCGCCCCACTTGGTGGTAAACATACTCAAGAAGCTGATATGATTTTACTTCCTACAATTAATGGGCAGATAGGTGTTTTGAAAGGCCATATAGCTTTGATGGCCAGTTTGCAATTTGGCCTTATAGTTTTGAGAGATGCAAAAGGTTTAGTGCTTGGTTCTTTTTATATTGATGGAGGCGAAGTTGAAGTTAAAGATGATCATGTTAAGGTTTTATGTAATGATTTTGTTGATGCAAAAAAATGTGATAAAGCGTTTTTAGAAAAACAAATATCAAGTTATCCTAAAAAAGTAAGCTTTTATCAAAGCATTTTAAATATTGTTGCAAAAGCTGCCGCATGAGCATATTTAGTTGTAGCATCACCGTACACTTTGACGCAGCTCATAGAGTTATTGGTCATAAAGGTAAATGTGTAGATCTCCATGGTCACCGTTATGTTCTTGAGGTAAGTATCAGAGCTAGACAACTTGATCAGTTAGGAATGGTGATAGACTTTTCTGATCTAAAACAAATCATTTATGGCTGGATTAACCAAAATTTTGATCATACGGTGATACTGTCTACAAATGATCAGGAGTTAGGAGAAGCTATATCTAAAATTACGAAACAAAAAATTTATTATCTCCCTTATAATCCAACAGCAGAAAATATTGCGTATCATTTTAAAAATGACATACTAAGCAATATTCTGGATACGAAAGACTTAAGAATAGGGAAAGTCAGGTTATATGAAACTCCTAGCTGTTGGGTTGAAGTTTAGAATTTAACAATATCTTTATGGACAAAAGGGCTGTAGCAGTTCTATCGACAAGTAATTTGATACATAACTTGAATGTTATAAAGTCTTGCTCTAGAGGAGCTAAGATTATAGCTATGGTTAAAGCGAATGCTTACGGTCATGGTATTAGGTCCGTTTCTCTTCGTATAGCTCCGCTTGTTGATGCTTTAGGTGTTGCATCGGTTGAAGAAGCTATGATTCTTAGAAATGGCCTTAACATTAAAACTCCTATTATCCTTATGCAGGGGGTATTAGAGCAGTATGATTTAATTTTAGCATCCAATAATGATTTAGATGTAGTATTGCATAATCATGCTCAGCTAGATTGGTTCTTAAATTTAGATCTCAAGCAAAAGCTTAAGGTATGGATTAAAGTAAACACGGGCTTGGGAAGATTAGGATTTCCTGTGAGTGAGGTTTATAAAGTATACGAGGCTGTGATGAAAAGTGGTAAAGTTTTAGGGCCCGTAAGGATAATTTCTCATTTTGCCTGTGCTGATGACCCTAACCATGAGCTAAACTATAAGCAGATTGGATTATTTCAAAATATTGTGGATACAATTGATGCTGAATTTAGTTTATGTAATTCAGCTGGTATTTTTAATTTTCCAGATTATGTTTTTGACTATGTGCGTCCAGGTTTAGCTCTTTATGGTGCAAGTCCCGTTTTAGGTAAAATGGCTAGTGAATTTGATCTGAGACCGGTGATGACGGTTAGTACTATTTTAACCTCCATACAAAAATTTAAAAAAGGTGATTATATAGGATACGGAGGTCTTTATGTATGTCCTGAAGATATGCTTGTTGGTATAGCTTCTTTTGGCTATGGAGATGGCTATCCTATGAATAATGAAGGTAGAGCACAAGTTTTAGTAAATGATAAATTGTGTAGCGTAATAGGTAAGGTTTCGATGGATATGATAGCTATGGATTTACGAGAATGTCCGAATGCAAGAGTAGGTGATAAGGTTATTTTGTGGGGAGAGGGTTTGCCTGTTGAGGCTTTAGCATCACAAACTCATAACAGTCCTTATAATTTGCTTACGGGGGTTCAAAATAGGGTAAAATTTATCTGGCAATAATAAAAAATGAAAAATTTTATCTTATTGTCAGTATCTTTTTATGTAATAATTAGTTTTAGGGAATGCTTAAGATACATGTATATGATATTAGATTTATTCAGCTCTAAACTTAATAAAGTCTTCTATACATTTAACTAAAAACAAATTTTTATGCAAAATTTCATACGTGAATTAGTTTGTGATGCAAGAGATGAGTATGGAATAAAAGTCTTTCGTAGATTATTAGCAGTAACTTTATCTTTAGGTTTTATAACCATAGTTCTGCTTTCAGCATATAATATTAGACAACCTAAGATTCGTAGTTTAAGTGAACAATTAGCTGATACAATATTCAATTCTTTTCATAAAGAAGAAAAAAGTGACTGGTATCACTTGCTAAAAAAACAAAGCAAGGATATACCTTTGGCGGAATTAGGCAAATTGCGTTTAGCTTCTTTAAATATTCAAAATGGATTGTTTGGTGAAGCTATGAAGATATTACGGGCAATTAATTCTAAATCTGCTATTGTAGATACCTATGTCAAGTTAACTTTGATTTCTATTTATTTGGACCATAAAAATCTTATAGATCATAAAATAGTTGAGTGTTATGTTAGCAAATTATCTGGAGGGAAAATACCCTTTGACTACAGTTTCAAGATTATTAAGGCATTATATTTGGTTGATCAAGATCAGATTCAAGATGCTCGGCAAATTTTATCTAGTATTCTTGATGATGAATCTTCTCCTAAAGGTATTCAAATGGAGGCTAGAGCCCTTTTATATCAGATAGACAGTAAGAAATAAATTGAATAAAACGTTAATAGAATTTTTAGATGTTACCAAATACTACGATAAGAGGTTAGTATTAGAGAAGATAAGTTTTAAGATTGAAGAAAAAAGTATTGTAACTTTAGTGGGACCAAATGGTGCTGGTAAGACTACTGTATCCAAATTGATGGTGGATATCGAAAAACCCACAAGTGGATCAATTTACAAAAGTCCTGATATTACTTTAGGTTATGTGCCTCAAAAAATTAATATTAACGCAAATCTTCCTGTAAAGGTTTTAAGTTTAATTGAAATGCTGACAAATCATAAAAATTATGATCCAGAGATATTAAAATTTGCGCAGGTAGATAGTGTTAAAAATCATGATATATCAGAGCTTTCAGGTGGACAGCTTAGAAGAGTATTTTTAACAGCCTGTCTTTTGAATAAAGCTAATCTGATCATTCTGGATGAGCCTACGAAAGAGCTTGATATTATGGGACAAAAAGATTTGTATACCCTAATTCAAAATCTAAGAAATGAATTTGGTATTACAATATTTATTATTTCGCATGATCTCCATACTGTTGTTCAAGAATCAGACTACGTTTTATGTCTTAACAAACATTTGTGCTGTTACGGTAAGCCTTATGCTGATAATGTTTTGGAAAGCATAGGCTTTTATAAACATTCACATAATCACAGCCATTCTTAAATTTGATTACTTTGATCTAAGTTAGTGTTATCATAAAAATATATTAAATTAAGTAACATGAAATGAATTTACATGAAGCGATCAGAAATGGTGACACCGCAACTGCGAAGCGGCTAATAGAAGAGGGAGCATCTTTGTGGTTTATGATTAATTATAATACTCCTGCTCATGCCGCTGCTGCAGAAGGTAATATAGAAATATTAGAGCTGATCAAAGAACATGATGGGCCGATTAATTACATTCCTTGTAGAGATAGATTAGTAAAAACAAAGGGTAGACCATCTTTTAAGTCCACACCGGTTAATTCTGGTCCTGTAGGAGTTGCTGTTGCTCATGATCAATTAAAAGTAGTTAAATGGTTTGAACAACAAGATGAAATAGATTTTCATAATTTAGGTTACGGAAAGAGGGTAAGTTTAGAAGATGCTGCTAGCAACAATGCTGTAAATGTAACAAGATATCTTGCCAGAAAAGGTTTTGAATTGTACATACCCAATGGTTATTATATTTCTGGCGTATTCACACGCCATCATTATAATCAAGGTATAGATGCTGTATTGTTACTATTGAGTAAAGGAGACGTATTTAGATTGAAAGCACTGCCGTTTGAGTATGAAAAATTTTATGCATTAGGTTCATACATATTAAAAGATCCAGAGGTATTTTTAAAGTGTGGAAACACCGTATTAGAAAATTTAGCTGGTGGGTTGAATATCCTAAGTACATGTCTTAGAGAACAAAAAGAGCCAGAAATTAAAGAATATGCTGAGAGTATGCTACCCAACTTAATGCATTTTATTAGGTCAAATGATTTTAATTTTAAGGTATTAGGGCAGAATTGTAAAACCGTCGATGATATTCAGGAACTATCATTCCAAGCTGATAAAGTATTAGAAATTTATGAGCGTAATAAAAGTTACTTATCGATTTTATCTGAGGTTCATAAGTTATTATTAAGTACGAATCCAAAAATCTTAGAGCTTAAAGAAGATGCTAAGCAATTGGAAATAAAATCAATCGAATGTGGTTTTTTTAAATTAGGTTTTCAGGAAGGCTTGGAAGAGACGGAAAAGGGTGTGTATAAAAAAATTATCTCTTTAAAACCCGAATTATTTATTGAACTACTTGACTATTTCGATCCACAGCGAACTTCTTGCTTATCTGAACTAGAACTACTTGATTCTGGGGAATATGATATAGAAGCTGTAGGAGAAGCTGAAGGTTAAACTTCGGCTTCGATTTTTTTTGCGTCTTGAATTAAGTTATCGATACTTCTATTCTCCACATCTGTATTTTGCACTAGCCAAGAAATTGCATTAATGGTGCGTTTCATAATCTCAGACCAATGCGTAATCTGTGATTGAATGTTGGTATTGGAATGAATAAAGCTATTCCAAGTTTCATCTAATTTGAAAACCTGGTTTGTAACAACGAATGCTTTTACGATAGCTGTCACAGGTTTATTTAAATGAGTGATCATATCTACTATAAAAGCACCGTTTAACTGATTTACAATTTTATTAGCGATAATAGTCGCAATAATTTCATTGTGTAACTGGTGCTTCTGAATTTCCTCAGCAAAGTTATTTCTCATTGCCGTAGGAAAATAGTTAGGCAATATGTTATCTTTAAAATACGTATCTTCTAGTATGTTTGAAACGAGCAAGCTGTTATATACGTACTTTTTGCTGTATGAAAGTAAGGTTGCTATTTCGGGTCTTGTAAATTTTATATTACTATTCTCTCTTTTCTTTAGTTCATTGTGTGAAGGTAGGTTATTAACTGCTCTATCGAGTAATCCTATTCCTTCAAGATAAGCTATATTGTTGCTGAAAAGTTTGAGAGTGAATATAGGTGAGTTTTCAGCTATGGATATACTTTGTGCTTGATCGTAATTGCTTGCAAGGACATGTTCAACGACTTCTTGGGCCATATTAGCAATAATGCTGTTGCGCTCAGGTAAAGAGATCTTATTTTTCTTTATAGCTTCTCCTAAGCAAATTTTGATATTAACTTCATGATCTGAGCAATTTACTCCTGCAACATTATCGATAAAGTCAGCGTTTACCTTGCCCCCACGCAAAGAATACTCGATACGTCCATTTTGGGATAATCCTAGGTTACCACCTTCAACAATTATTTTAGCCTGTACATCTTTGCCATTAACGCGCAGTGCATCATTTTGATGATCCGCTATGTCTTCATCTGTTTCAAATGTAGCCTTGATATATGTTCCAATTCCTCCATTCCAAATAACATCTACTTTTGACGTTAATAAAGCTCTAATTAGCTCGTTTGGTGTAAGAGATGTTTCATTTATCTGTATTAGAGCTTGTATTTCAGGTGATAATTCTATATTTTGCAGCTTACGTGAAAAAACTCCGCCTCCTTTGGATATTAATTCGGCATTATAATCTGACCAATCTGATTTGGGCTTATCAAATAAACGCTTTCTTTCCGCAAAGCTTGCTAGCTGGTTAGACGGATTTGGATCAATAAAGATATGTCTATGGTCAAATGCTGCAACTAAGTTTATTTTATCCGACGAAAGCATACCATTACCAAAAACATCCCCTGACATATCTCCGATTCCTAAGAATGTCACATCTTCTAATTTGAGATTTGAGGTTTTGAGGTGATCAAGTAGTGAAATCCAAGCTCCTTTTGAAGTGATGCTGATTTCTTTATGATCATATCCAGTTGTACCTCCTGATGCAAAAGCATCTTCTAGCCAAAAGTTATATTCTGTTGCAACTTGGTTTGCGTAATTTGAGAATGTTGCTGTCCCTTTATCTGCGGCAACCACAAGATACGGGTCTGCTTCATCATATGCAACAATGCTTGCTGGGGGTATAATTTGTCCGTTGATGACGTTATCAGTAATATCAAGCATTCCTCTTAAAAAGTTTTTATAGCAGTTCACAACGTGATCATTTCTATCTAATGGACTAATGCGCTCCAAATTTTTGATGATAAATACTCCCTTTGCTCCTACGGGCACAATTACTGCGTTTTTGATATGTTGAGACTTCACTAAACCTAAACATTCAGTTCTGTAGTCGTCTAATCTATCAGACCAACGAAGGCCGCCTCTTGCAACCTTACCCGCTCTTAAATGTAAGCCTTCAAAATCCTGACTAAATACAAAAATTTCAGCATAAGGCACAGGTTTAGGAACATTCGGAATTTTACCTGGATTGATCTTGAAAGAAATATAGTTTTTTCCTAGATATGCGTTAGTCCTTACTGTAGCCGAAATAATCTCTAGGCAATTTTTTAGAATCTCAGCTTCTTTTTCATTATTAATAGCAGTGATATTGTTATTAATTTTTTCGATTAAAGTTTCTTGAGATTTTAAATTTTGGGGATTAAACCTTGCTTCGAATAGATCTATAAGACTGTCCGAAATATCTTGATATTTATCTAAGGTCTCTTGGGTAGTAACAGATTTTTTGTGATAGTCTAGCTGCTGCAAATAGTTTGCGATTGCGCTAGTTATAGTATTGTTCAAATCAAATGAGCCGGTCTGTTGAAGGTTTTGGACTAACATTATAAAATTAATGAATTGAGTAGAATATTTAAAGTACTTTCAAAATATAGTATAGTTTAATATACTCTTAGACTGCGAGCAACAAACAATTTAAAAATGCAAATAGATATTAAAAAGCGTCTCCAAAAATTCTGGGAAGAGAATGAAATTTATAAGTGGGATGAAAAAGGGAGTAATAACTTTGTGATTGATACCCCGCCTCCTACAGTTTCAGGAACTCTGCACATGGGTCATATATTTAGTTATACGCATACTGATATTATAGCAAGATACCAGAGAATGTGCGGTAAGAATGTATTTTATCCTATAGGATTTGATGATAACGGTCTCCCAACAGAGCGTTTAGTAGAAAAGCAGAGAAAAATTAAGGCAAATCAGTTTAGTCGCGAGGAGTTTAGACAAATTTGCAGAGAGGTGATTAAGACGGAGGAAGTGAAGTTTATGGACTTAATGCAGACCATGGGGTATTCTTTTGATTGGAGTCAAAGTTATACGACAATCAGCCCTCATGTTATGAAGCTGAGTCAGATGTCATTTTTGGACTTATATAAAAAGGGGCAGGTTTATCGTAAGAATCAGCCTATTTTCTGGGATCCAGTAGATCAAACTGTGCTTGCCCAATCTGAGCTTGATGATAATGATAAAGAT
Above is a genomic segment from Candidatus Phycorickettsia trachydisci containing:
- a CDS encoding 6-carboxytetrahydropterin synthase, which codes for MFSCSITVHFDAAHRVIGHKGKCVDLHGHRYVLEVSIRARQLDQLGMVIDFSDLKQIIYGWINQNFDHTVILSTNDQELGEAISKITKQKIYYLPYNPTAENIAYHFKNDILSNILDTKDLRIGKVRLYETPSCWVEV
- a CDS encoding metal ABC transporter ATP-binding protein — protein: MNKTLIEFLDVTKYYDKRLVLEKISFKIEEKSIVTLVGPNGAGKTTVSKLMVDIEKPTSGSIYKSPDITLGYVPQKININANLPVKVLSLIEMLTNHKNYDPEILKFAQVDSVKNHDISELSGGQLRRVFLTACLLNKANLIILDEPTKELDIMGQKDLYTLIQNLRNEFGITIFIISHDLHTVVQESDYVLCLNKHLCCYGKPYADNVLESIGFYKHSHNHSHS
- the alr gene encoding alanine racemase, coding for MDKRAVAVLSTSNLIHNLNVIKSCSRGAKIIAMVKANAYGHGIRSVSLRIAPLVDALGVASVEEAMILRNGLNIKTPIILMQGVLEQYDLILASNNDLDVVLHNHAQLDWFLNLDLKQKLKVWIKVNTGLGRLGFPVSEVYKVYEAVMKSGKVLGPVRIISHFACADDPNHELNYKQIGLFQNIVDTIDAEFSLCNSAGIFNFPDYVFDYVRPGLALYGASPVLGKMASEFDLRPVMTVSTILTSIQKFKKGDYIGYGGLYVCPEDMLVGIASFGYGDGYPMNNEGRAQVLVNDKLCSVIGKVSMDMIAMDLRECPNARVGDKVILWGEGLPVEALASQTHNSPYNLLTGVQNRVKFIWQ
- a CDS encoding F0F1 ATP synthase subunit epsilon translates to MLKLTLFAPLGGKHTQEADMILLPTINGQIGVLKGHIALMASLQFGLIVLRDAKGLVLGSFYIDGGEVEVKDDHVKVLCNDFVDAKKCDKAFLEKQISSYPKKVSFYQSILNIVAKAAA
- the atpD gene encoding F0F1 ATP synthase subunit beta → MSKNIGKITQIISAVVDVAFENHLPNILSALECDNGGHKIILEVVQHLGDKNVRCIAMQSTTGLKRGLEVVDTGKKITVPVGKATLGRIMNVIGDPIDNKGPITSEEYREIHQEPPAFTEQSTQREILVTGIKVIDLLAPYVKGGKIGLFGGAGVGKTVLIMELINNIAKAHGGYTVFAGVGERTREGNDLYHEMIASGVIDIKDSQKSKVSLVYGQMNEPPGARARVALTGLTVAESFRDLDGGQDVLLFVDNIFRFTQAGSEVSALLGRIPSAVGYQPTLATDMGALQERITSTHTGSITSVQAIYVPADDLTDPAPATSFAHLDATTVLSRDIAALGIYPAVDPLDSTSQLLSESYIGEEHYSIAREVQRVLQTYKSLQDIIAILGIDELSEEDKLIVARARKIQRFLSQPFYVAEAFTGIKGKFVSLENTIAGFKALVNGDYDHLPESAFYMIGSIDEAVEKARNMQL
- the atpA gene encoding F0F1 ATP synthase subunit alpha, with the translated sequence MQIKLDEFVSTLERQLKDIDFSSKLEEVGYVLAVSDGIVKAYGLAGVEIGEIVEFEAGVKGLVLNLEEDSVGIVVMGSEVGIVEGSLIKRHNTVLQTKVGQGFLGRVVNALGEPIDGKGPIVAEESRVIEGNAPDIISRQSVSQPMQTGIKIIDSLIPIGKGQRELIIGDRQTGKTTIAIDTIINQKNAHNNSNEDEKVYCIYVAIGQKRSSVAQVVKELSDSGAMPYTIVVAATASESAALQFIAPYTGCTLGEYFRDKGKHALVIYDNLSSHAVAYRQMSLLLRRPPGREAYPGDIFYLHSRLLERAAKLSDDKGAGSLTALPIVETQAGDVSAYIPTNIISITDGQIFLESELFFKGIRPAVNVGISVSRIGSAAQVKAMKQVSASTKLELAQYREKAAFAQFGSDLDSATLKLLRKGAMLTELLKQEQYSPLLVEEQVVILYAASKEMALDIPVNKVQDFKTELLKAMKLLRSDLLEKIRTKKALDQDLMKELDEFLSHFRKENSTFFSA
- the atpG gene encoding ATP synthase F1 subunit gamma — translated: MPSLKDFKKRIHSIGATQKLTRAMQLIAANKLSKYHHMYLDNLELKNLSQHILTKILSVNPNIPKSGQHPDKQLAVLITSDKGLCGGYNANVVKHFKSDLAKLIEGDTQLIVIGKKGQKYFKDFENIEFYSNHLADYRALADELADKMVEAVSGSLCGVSIYFNNFKNFVTHDYYEQVCWPIEIEERQDDYILDGVSYTDALRMYFKTSIISALLSSATSELSARMIAMDNASKNAESLIDKLTLQFNRSRQELITKELIEIISGAEAL
- a CDS encoding NAD-glutamate dehydrogenase domain-containing protein codes for the protein MLVQNLQQTGSFDLNNTITSAIANYLQQLDYHKKSVTTQETLDKYQDISDSLIDLFEARFNPQNLKSQETLIEKINNNITAINNEKEAEILKNCLEIISATVRTNAYLGKNYISFKINPGKIPNVPKPVPYAEIFVFSQDFEGLHLRAGKVARGGLRWSDRLDDYRTECLGLVKSQHIKNAVIVPVGAKGVFIIKNLERISPLDRNDHVVNCYKNFLRGMLDITDNVINGQIIPPASIVAYDEADPYLVVAADKGTATFSNYANQVATEYNFWLEDAFASGGTTGYDHKEISITSKGAWISLLDHLKTSNLKLEDVTFLGIGDMSGDVFGNGMLSSDKINLVAAFDHRHIFIDPNPSNQLASFAERKRLFDKPKSDWSDYNAELISKGGGVFSRKLQNIELSPEIQALIQINETSLTPNELIRALLTSKVDVIWNGGIGTYIKATFETDEDIADHQNDALRVNGKDVQAKIIVEGGNLGLSQNGRIEYSLRGGKVNADFIDNVAGVNCSDHEVNIKICLGEAIKKNKISLPERNSIIANMAQEVVEHVLASNYDQAQSISIAENSPIFTLKLFSNNIAYLEGIGLLDRAVNNLPSHNELKKRENSNIKFTRPEIATLLSYSKKYVYNSLLVSNILEDTYFKDNILPNYFPTAMRNNFAEEIQKHQLHNEIIATIIANKIVNQLNGAFIVDMITHLNKPVTAIVKAFVVTNQVFKLDETWNSFIHSNTNIQSQITHWSEIMKRTINAISWLVQNTDVENRSIDNLIQDAKKIEAEV
- a CDS encoding ankyrin repeat domain-containing protein, which encodes MNLHEAIRNGDTATAKRLIEEGASLWFMINYNTPAHAAAAEGNIEILELIKEHDGPINYIPCRDRLVKTKGRPSFKSTPVNSGPVGVAVAHDQLKVVKWFEQQDEIDFHNLGYGKRVSLEDAASNNAVNVTRYLARKGFELYIPNGYYISGVFTRHHYNQGIDAVLLLLSKGDVFRLKALPFEYEKFYALGSYILKDPEVFLKCGNTVLENLAGGLNILSTCLREQKEPEIKEYAESMLPNLMHFIRSNDFNFKVLGQNCKTVDDIQELSFQADKVLEIYERNKSYLSILSEVHKLLLSTNPKILELKEDAKQLEIKSIECGFFKLGFQEGLEETEKGVYKKIISLKPELFIELLDYFDPQRTSCLSELELLDSGEYDIEAVGEAEG